In Pseudoalteromonas sp. MM1, a single window of DNA contains:
- a CDS encoding MAPEG family protein — MTEVALSAYMAFYVYLIMLVVQWSVATFSKAKQPNAVPGKISDDLSHDSFIFRAHRTFQNTLENSALFIGTVLFAFVINYQSPIFAMCVWVYVIARLIHMVLYYVIATEKNPSPRTYFFLISFIANIVMLILIGLRLMA; from the coding sequence ATGACTGAAGTTGCGCTTTCTGCCTATATGGCGTTTTACGTTTACTTAATAATGTTAGTGGTACAGTGGTCTGTGGCTACCTTTAGCAAGGCTAAACAACCTAATGCTGTACCAGGCAAAATAAGCGATGATTTATCGCACGACAGTTTTATATTCAGGGCTCATCGTACTTTTCAAAACACACTAGAAAACAGTGCGCTATTTATTGGTACTGTGCTGTTTGCATTTGTTATAAATTACCAAAGCCCTATATTTGCTATGTGTGTTTGGGTGTACGTAATAGCACGTTTAATTCATATGGTGTTGTACTACGTTATAGCCACTGAGAAAAACCCAAGCCCGCGAACGTACTTCTTTTTAATTAGTTTTATTGCCAATATTGTCATGCTAATTTTAATTGGCTTAAGGTTAATGGCTTAG
- a CDS encoding GNAT family N-acetyltransferase yields MGYQVSKVDWDIQKDLLQQIREKVFVYELHIPKRIEFDSLDKIAHHVLVTDECKLPVATGRLCSDGLIGRIAVLPEHRNRHVYTSLLTFIVQLAANDGHKAISINCILNEVERFRRNGFIQQGGVFMEAGIPRQRMQCNVSEFVTKPFTLVH; encoded by the coding sequence ATGGGCTATCAAGTTAGTAAAGTTGACTGGGATATACAAAAAGACCTACTTCAACAAATACGTGAAAAGGTTTTTGTATACGAATTACACATCCCCAAACGCATAGAATTTGATAGCCTCGATAAAATTGCTCACCACGTTTTAGTGACTGATGAATGCAAATTGCCTGTGGCTACAGGTAGGCTTTGTAGTGACGGTTTAATTGGCCGTATTGCCGTGCTACCAGAGCACAGAAATCGCCACGTTTACACATCGCTTCTAACCTTTATAGTTCAACTTGCTGCAAACGATGGCCATAAAGCCATTAGTATTAATTGCATATTAAATGAAGTAGAGCGTTTTAGACGAAACGGCTTTATACAACAAGGAGGAGTCTTTATGGAAGCAGGTATACCAAGGCAGCGAATGCAATGCAATGTGTCTGAATTTGTCACTAAACCATTTACATTAGTACATTAA
- a CDS encoding M28 family metallopeptidase: MRRTPFSITTKLIKLSALAFACTAGLTAHAHASIKYEEQQKLHDIAAEVSAKRIGSDIQTLVDFGTRHTLSDTKSDTRGIGAARRWIKKEFEKISAQCGGCLEVIEVKDTITGEKRIPNPVEVVNIVAIQRGSTEPNRMVIMSGDIDSRVSDVMDFTSDSPGANDNASGVAGVIEAARVLSKHKFNGSIVYAALSGEEQGLFGGKILTAYAQKHDWQVHGVLNNDMIGNITGINGVTDNTTARIFSEGTRVVETKEQARTRRFTGGEVDSASRNLARYIDTIADRYIPNLDTMLVYRLDRFGRGGHHRPFNDAGFAAVRIMETNEHYDRQHQDLRTENGVVYGDTIDGVDFDYTAKLTSLNAVTMASMAWAPAPPKQVKIEGAVKADTTLSWQKSDDDNIAGYRIYWRYTSEPQWQFSQDVGKVTTATLKNVVIDNYYFGVAAISKDGIESPVVFPGDVGSFDHNIK, from the coding sequence ATGCGCAGAACCCCTTTTTCTATTACAACTAAACTTATTAAATTGAGTGCGTTAGCCTTTGCTTGTACAGCAGGATTAACTGCACACGCTCATGCCAGCATAAAATATGAAGAGCAACAAAAGCTACATGATATTGCAGCCGAAGTATCAGCTAAGCGTATTGGGAGTGACATACAAACGCTGGTGGATTTCGGAACTCGCCATACGCTTTCAGACACTAAGTCAGATACGCGGGGCATAGGTGCTGCACGGCGTTGGATCAAAAAAGAGTTTGAGAAAATATCAGCACAATGTGGTGGCTGCCTTGAGGTTATTGAAGTTAAAGATACTATAACAGGTGAAAAACGAATCCCTAATCCTGTTGAAGTAGTAAACATTGTTGCAATTCAGCGCGGCAGTACTGAGCCAAACCGAATGGTGATTATGTCGGGCGATATTGATTCGCGGGTGAGCGATGTAATGGATTTTACCAGCGATTCACCAGGTGCTAATGATAACGCCTCGGGCGTGGCAGGCGTTATTGAAGCTGCACGCGTACTAAGCAAGCATAAATTTAATGGCTCAATAGTGTATGCAGCGCTTTCGGGCGAAGAGCAAGGCTTGTTTGGCGGTAAAATACTCACAGCGTATGCGCAAAAGCATGATTGGCAAGTTCATGGTGTTTTAAATAACGATATGATTGGCAACATTACCGGTATTAATGGCGTGACCGACAATACAACGGCACGCATATTTTCTGAAGGCACACGTGTAGTAGAAACTAAGGAGCAGGCGCGTACAAGGCGATTTACCGGCGGTGAAGTGGACTCAGCGAGCCGTAATTTAGCCCGCTATATAGATACTATTGCTGATAGGTACATCCCAAATTTAGATACAATGTTAGTTTACAGGTTAGATAGATTTGGCCGAGGCGGGCACCATAGACCGTTTAATGATGCAGGTTTTGCAGCAGTCAGAATTATGGAAACTAACGAGCATTACGACCGACAGCATCAAGACTTACGCACTGAAAATGGCGTGGTTTATGGCGATACAATAGATGGTGTTGATTTTGACTACACAGCAAAACTTACGTCACTGAACGCAGTCACTATGGCTTCAATGGCTTGGGCGCCAGCACCTCCTAAGCAGGTAAAAATTGAAGGCGCTGTTAAGGCCGATACCACACTTTCGTGGCAAAAATCAGATGATGATAATATAGCCGGTTATCGTATTTATTGGCGCTATACCAGTGAGCCACAATGGCAATTTAGTCAAGATGTAGGCAAGGTCACAACGGCTACACTTAAAAATGTGGTTATTGATAATTACTATTTTGGTGTTGCAGCGATAAGCAAAGACGGGATTGAATCGCCAGTGGTGTTCCCGGGTGATGTAGGCTCGTTTGATCACAATATAAAATAA
- a CDS encoding GFA family protein, with amino-acid sequence MYTGTCLCKAVSIEIKGAISQIIHCHCSLCRKNSGTAFATNGFVNTRDFTLTKGKNNLTEFNFKPGRARFFCKTCGSPIYSANAEDKSRLRIRLGLIDDDITEQVISHNFVTSKANWEQLETRLPCYEKHEPGR; translated from the coding sequence ATGTATACAGGAACGTGCCTATGTAAAGCGGTAAGCATTGAAATTAAAGGGGCTATTTCTCAAATTATTCATTGTCATTGCTCACTTTGCAGAAAAAATAGCGGGACTGCTTTTGCTACAAATGGGTTTGTAAATACTCGCGATTTTACACTTACCAAAGGTAAAAATAATTTAACTGAATTTAATTTTAAACCCGGGCGTGCGCGCTTTTTTTGTAAAACATGTGGCTCACCTATTTACAGTGCAAATGCAGAGGATAAATCTCGCTTGCGGATACGCCTTGGGTTGATAGATGACGATATTACCGAACAGGTAATTTCGCATAATTTTGTGACCTCTAAAGCCAATTGGGAGCAATTAGAAACCCGTTTACCGTGCTATGAAAAGCACGAACCTGGGCGCTAA
- a CDS encoding ABC transporter ATP-binding protein translates to MYRLFEKMTNAFPEQKPTQPPSTLFAFCRHYTKGMELSLVLMSVSAALLAILEVSLFSYMGQLVDWLGTYTPQTLFEEQKAELIKMAVVLLVVLPIVVFFHSAILHQALLGNYPMSIRWSAHRYLLRQSVSFYQNEFAGRIATKVMQTSLAVREAVMKLLDVLMYIVVYFGAMVFLVAEADWRLMLPLLVWVILYAAIQMYFVPKLKKIASSQADARSEMTGRIVDSYTNISTIKLFSYTQREEQYAKQSMDVFLQPVYKQMRLVTSLNFAINSLNYLLVFSVAALSLYLWSLSAISAGAIAVAVSLSLRLNGMAQWIMWEISSLFENIGTATDGMKTLSTPIKVADKPNASTLNVSKGDIEFTNVHFNYGKAANETNRGPVMNGLNLHIKPGEKIGLVGRSGAGKSTLVNLLLRFYDTDSGTIKIDGQNITDVSQESLRRYIAMVTQDTSLLHRSVKDNILYGRPDASEAEMLSAAKQAKALDFISDLEDSKGNKGFDAQVGERGVTLSGGQRQRIAIARVLLKNAPILILDEATSALDSEVEAAIQASLDDLMTGKTVIAIAHRLSTIAQMDRLIVLDQGGVVEQGSHEELIAQNGIYAGLWAHQTGGFIGVD, encoded by the coding sequence ATGTATCGATTATTCGAAAAAATGACCAACGCATTTCCTGAGCAAAAGCCAACGCAGCCGCCCTCTACCTTATTTGCGTTTTGTCGTCACTACACTAAAGGTATGGAGCTGTCGTTAGTTTTAATGTCAGTTAGTGCCGCTCTGCTTGCCATTTTAGAAGTGTCGTTGTTTAGCTATATGGGCCAATTGGTTGATTGGTTAGGCACCTACACACCGCAAACTCTGTTTGAAGAACAAAAAGCCGAGCTTATAAAAATGGCAGTAGTGCTTTTAGTCGTATTGCCTATTGTGGTGTTTTTTCACTCGGCTATTTTGCACCAAGCATTACTGGGCAATTACCCTATGTCGATTCGCTGGTCAGCGCATAGATACTTATTACGCCAAAGTGTGAGCTTTTATCAAAACGAGTTTGCAGGACGTATTGCCACAAAAGTAATGCAAACATCACTGGCCGTGCGCGAAGCAGTTATGAAACTGCTCGATGTGCTAATGTATATTGTGGTTTATTTTGGCGCTATGGTGTTTTTAGTTGCCGAAGCAGACTGGCGTTTAATGCTGCCACTTTTAGTGTGGGTAATTCTTTATGCTGCCATTCAAATGTACTTTGTGCCAAAACTTAAAAAAATTGCCAGCTCGCAGGCCGATGCACGCTCAGAAATGACCGGTCGAATAGTCGATAGCTATACAAATATATCGACCATTAAGCTTTTTTCGTACACACAGCGTGAAGAGCAATACGCAAAGCAAAGCATGGATGTATTTTTACAGCCTGTTTATAAGCAAATGCGCTTAGTAACCAGTCTCAACTTTGCCATTAATAGCCTAAATTATTTATTAGTATTTAGCGTGGCCGCACTCTCTCTATATTTATGGTCGTTAAGTGCGATTAGCGCAGGCGCGATTGCAGTTGCCGTTAGTTTATCGCTCAGATTAAATGGCATGGCCCAGTGGATAATGTGGGAAATAAGTAGCTTATTTGAAAACATTGGCACCGCAACCGATGGCATGAAAACCTTATCGACACCAATTAAAGTAGCTGACAAACCTAATGCGAGCACACTTAACGTTTCTAAAGGCGATATTGAATTTACAAACGTGCATTTTAACTACGGTAAAGCCGCTAACGAAACCAATCGCGGCCCGGTAATGAACGGCCTAAACCTACATATAAAACCCGGTGAAAAAATTGGCTTAGTGGGTCGCTCTGGCGCTGGTAAATCAACGTTAGTGAATTTATTACTGCGTTTTTACGATACTGACTCTGGCACCATTAAAATTGATGGCCAAAACATTACCGATGTAAGCCAAGAAAGCCTTCGCCGCTATATAGCCATGGTGACCCAAGACACTTCCCTGCTGCATCGCTCTGTAAAAGATAATATTTTATACGGCCGACCCGATGCCTCAGAAGCTGAAATGCTCAGCGCTGCCAAGCAAGCTAAAGCGCTCGACTTTATAAGTGATTTAGAAGACAGCAAAGGCAATAAAGGGTTTGATGCACAAGTTGGCGAGCGTGGCGTTACACTTTCTGGCGGGCAACGCCAGCGTATCGCTATAGCGCGGGTATTACTTAAAAATGCACCCATACTTATACTTGATGAAGCCACCAGCGCGCTCGACTCAGAAGTAGAAGCAGCAATACAGGCAAGTTTAGATGATTTAATGACAGGTAAAACTGTGATTGCCATTGCGCATAGGCTATCGACCATTGCGCAAATGGATAGATTAATAGTCCTTGATCAAGGCGGTGTTGTAGAGCAAGGCAGCCATGAAGAGCTTATTGCACAAAATGGTATTTATGCTGGACTTTGGGCGCATCAAACCGGTGGGTTTATTGGTGTAGATTAA
- a CDS encoding spermidine synthase codes for MRQLKADTVSANLIASSNNQYGPICVYQNTAYRWLTLAQNAQSDITIQGVMSLNENEQLLIAVNQCMLLFLLKAAEPLRILNLGLGTAGIERAIYYLHNKTAYINNLDVFESVEINPAMISVAKQYFNLPADHTVHLQNAELFVATCTSTYNVITIDIFSGDVHQGFLSDSVFWQNIRRCSEQNAQIIINLNPKTGKELQALLVLFRQHFGCIALIEFNEYKNIVVILSQQSLVHINKEEIAHSSLFKTWAPTLHHEINSIYHIE; via the coding sequence ATGCGCCAGCTTAAAGCCGACACTGTCTCTGCCAATTTAATAGCCTCTAGTAACAACCAATATGGGCCTATTTGTGTCTATCAAAATACGGCCTATCGCTGGTTAACACTTGCCCAAAATGCGCAAAGCGATATTACCATTCAAGGGGTGATGAGCCTTAATGAGAATGAGCAATTACTGATTGCGGTTAATCAATGTATGCTGTTATTTTTACTTAAAGCAGCTGAGCCACTGCGGATTTTAAATTTAGGTTTAGGCACTGCAGGAATAGAGCGAGCCATTTATTATTTACACAATAAAACGGCTTATATAAATAATTTAGATGTGTTTGAAAGTGTGGAAATAAACCCCGCGATGATAAGCGTTGCAAAGCAGTATTTTAACTTGCCCGCTGACCATACTGTGCACTTACAAAATGCAGAGCTGTTTGTTGCAACGTGCACAAGCACATATAACGTCATCACAATTGATATTTTTAGTGGCGATGTACATCAAGGCTTTTTATCAGATAGCGTATTTTGGCAAAACATACGTCGCTGTAGTGAGCAAAATGCACAAATTATTATAAATTTAAACCCTAAAACAGGTAAAGAGCTCCAAGCTTTACTCGTCCTATTTAGGCAACACTTTGGCTGTATTGCCCTTATAGAGTTTAACGAATACAAAAATATTGTTGTGATACTTTCTCAGCAAAGCTTAGTGCACATTAATAAAGAAGAAATAGCCCATTCGTCATTATTTAAAACATGGGCGCCCACCCTTCACCACGAGATAAACAGCATTTATCACATAGAGTGA
- a CDS encoding cupin domain-containing protein — MYQLKINNLCEQEFLNQYWQKKPLLIKQGFTDFQDPIEAEELAGLAMEESIESRIVTNHDNDWQTYQGPFEDFKNLTERHATLLVQAVDHWHSDAAQLLEPFRFIPNWRIDDLMISYSTPKGGVGPHLDQYDVFIIQGQGKRHWRVGLPDPTLKQFAQNKKLLQVEQFEAVIDCILEPGDILYIPPGCPHEGYAIENALNYSVGFRAPNQQDLFSSFADHIIDIDSGQKRYTDHTLALRGSKGELLDSEADKVKTLMQALLNNDELFKQWLGNTLSQAMHEMDLAPLEEPITCEQMSELLANNEEEFERLGGVRAIYQQLEDTLLLSVNGENYPLPLSDINAVKLLTNNSYFNTEDLNAAQPSLVFIQTFTTLVNEGIWFN; from the coding sequence ATGTACCAATTAAAAATAAATAACCTCTGTGAGCAAGAATTTTTAAACCAATATTGGCAAAAAAAGCCACTATTAATTAAACAAGGCTTTACAGACTTTCAAGACCCAATAGAGGCAGAAGAGCTTGCCGGTCTTGCTATGGAAGAAAGTATAGAGTCGCGAATTGTTACCAACCACGATAACGATTGGCAAACATACCAAGGCCCATTTGAAGATTTTAAAAATTTAACTGAGCGACATGCTACTTTGTTGGTACAAGCGGTAGATCATTGGCATAGCGATGCAGCCCAACTGTTAGAGCCGTTTAGATTTATACCAAATTGGCGAATAGATGATTTAATGATCAGTTACTCAACCCCTAAAGGTGGCGTTGGCCCTCACTTAGATCAGTACGATGTATTTATTATTCAAGGCCAGGGTAAGCGTCATTGGCGCGTTGGCCTGCCCGATCCAACACTTAAACAATTTGCACAAAATAAAAAACTACTGCAAGTTGAGCAATTTGAAGCTGTAATAGACTGTATTTTAGAACCCGGCGATATTCTATATATACCCCCAGGGTGCCCACATGAAGGCTACGCGATAGAAAACGCGTTAAATTATTCAGTAGGCTTTAGAGCACCTAATCAACAAGATTTATTTTCTAGCTTTGCTGATCATATTATTGATATCGACAGCGGTCAAAAACGTTATACCGATCATACTTTAGCTCTAAGAGGCTCTAAAGGTGAGCTTTTAGATAGCGAAGCCGATAAAGTAAAAACGCTAATGCAAGCGCTATTAAATAACGATGAATTATTTAAGCAATGGTTAGGTAACACGCTTAGCCAAGCCATGCACGAAATGGACTTAGCACCGCTTGAAGAGCCCATAACTTGCGAACAAATGAGTGAACTATTAGCAAATAATGAAGAGGAATTTGAACGCTTAGGTGGAGTCCGTGCTATTTACCAGCAACTTGAAGATACCCTACTGTTAAGTGTTAATGGCGAGAACTACCCACTGCCATTGTCAGATATAAATGCTGTTAAACTTCTAACTAATAACAGCTATTTTAATACTGAAGACTTAAACGCAGCTCAACCAAGCCTAGTTTTTATTCAAACTTTTACTACACTAGTTAATGAAGGAATTTGGTTTAACTAG
- a CDS encoding PQQ-dependent sugar dehydrogenase, translated as MLKMAWLSQLKIKLFSYSSKGLQCKQRLSQFALCLYVGLFASTASAAELPKEQYSTHTLAAHLNSPWSMVKLPNGTWLITERDGHIVIVKNNQQTRVNLNLEGLYVAGQGGLLDIVLSPNFNTTKEVIFTYAQGTAEANRLVIAKATFNGTDFSKPNVIYKVATDKNTPQHYAGRALILPDNTLLFSTGDGFDFREQAQVITSQLGKLLRINLDGTIPKDNPFINHKNPNAHAVYSLGHRNPQGLVYDYDTEQIVSHEHGPAGGDELNYLTPATNYGWPVITYGKDYSQARISPFTEYKGMQKPNVDWTPSIAPSGMAYYGTKHTAFPSLAQHVLITTLVDKKLYSINLANGKFTQSHVFPQAAGRLRDAYVTTQGNVAILTDGKDAELILFKAN; from the coding sequence GTGTTAAAAATGGCATGGTTATCTCAACTTAAAATAAAGCTTTTTTCTTACAGTAGCAAAGGCTTGCAATGTAAACAACGACTCTCTCAGTTCGCACTATGTTTATATGTAGGGCTTTTTGCATCAACGGCCAGTGCAGCTGAATTACCTAAAGAGCAATACAGCACTCACACACTCGCAGCACATTTAAACTCGCCGTGGAGCATGGTTAAACTTCCAAACGGGACATGGCTAATCACAGAGCGCGACGGACACATTGTTATTGTAAAAAACAATCAGCAAACTAGAGTAAATTTAAACCTTGAAGGTTTATACGTTGCAGGCCAAGGCGGCTTACTGGATATAGTGCTGTCGCCTAATTTTAACACTACTAAAGAAGTTATATTTACTTATGCGCAAGGCACTGCTGAAGCTAACCGCCTTGTAATTGCCAAAGCCACCTTTAATGGCACTGACTTTTCAAAGCCTAACGTTATTTATAAAGTAGCGACTGATAAAAACACTCCACAGCATTACGCTGGCCGCGCCCTTATTTTACCCGACAACACCCTACTGTTTTCAACCGGTGATGGCTTTGATTTTAGAGAGCAAGCACAAGTGATAACCAGCCAACTAGGCAAACTATTGCGTATAAATCTAGATGGCACTATCCCAAAAGATAACCCGTTTATTAATCACAAAAACCCCAATGCACACGCTGTTTACTCGCTCGGTCACCGTAACCCACAAGGCTTAGTATATGATTACGATACAGAGCAAATTGTCAGCCACGAGCACGGCCCCGCCGGTGGCGATGAGCTAAATTACTTAACGCCAGCTACCAACTACGGCTGGCCGGTGATCACCTATGGCAAAGATTACTCGCAAGCACGTATTTCACCCTTTACGGAATATAAAGGTATGCAAAAGCCAAACGTAGATTGGACGCCATCAATCGCCCCATCGGGTATGGCGTATTACGGCACTAAACACACTGCATTTCCTTCACTTGCACAACATGTACTCATCACCACACTCGTTGATAAAAAGCTCTACAGCATTAATTTAGCTAATGGAAAATTCACCCAGTCTCACGTATTTCCACAAGCAGCAGGAAGATTAAGAGATGCTTATGTAACCACGCAAGGTAATGTAGCAATATTAACCGATGGGAAAGATGCTGAACTTATATTGTTTAAAGCTAATTAA
- a CDS encoding valine--pyruvate transaminase — protein MNYSNFGTKFTQPNGITQLMEDLGSANASNNPNIVMLGGGNPAHVPQVNAVFLDELQKLVASNKVSQVFGLYDGPTGNDEFRTALAKQLNSEFDWGLTPQNIALGNGSQANFFVLFNMLAGKMSDGSTKRILFPLAPEYVGYADQGLSDDMFVAIKPDIEILNTPSGSKQFKYVIDFDAVEKVLAEDSSISALCVSRPTNPTGNVITDEEVRHLDALAHKYNIPLIIDNAYGDPFPGCIYTDANLTWNSNIILCMSLSKLGLPGLRTGIVVANNEIIKAIGRVNGSMVLSPNAIGPSLVTRLINEGELLPLCKNTVLPFYKNKAEIAINLFDEIFADLPVYLHKLEGAFFMWLWFKDSKITSEMLYQKLKEQDVYIIPGHNFFIGIEDSWEHKHQCVRINYANDETNLRKGLEAIKALIM, from the coding sequence ATGAACTACTCAAACTTTGGTACTAAATTTACACAGCCCAACGGAATAACGCAGCTTATGGAAGATTTAGGCAGCGCTAACGCAAGCAATAATCCAAATATTGTTATGCTAGGTGGCGGTAACCCCGCACACGTACCACAGGTTAATGCCGTATTTTTAGATGAATTACAAAAGCTAGTAGCCAGTAATAAAGTGTCGCAAGTGTTCGGTTTGTACGATGGCCCAACCGGTAACGATGAATTTAGAACAGCCCTTGCTAAACAGCTCAATAGCGAGTTTGACTGGGGCTTAACACCACAAAACATAGCACTGGGTAACGGCAGCCAAGCTAACTTTTTTGTATTGTTTAATATGTTAGCAGGCAAAATGAGTGACGGCAGTACCAAGCGTATTCTCTTCCCTCTTGCGCCTGAGTACGTAGGTTACGCCGACCAAGGTTTATCTGATGATATGTTTGTGGCTATAAAGCCCGACATTGAAATTTTAAATACACCCAGTGGCTCTAAGCAATTTAAATACGTGATTGATTTTGACGCGGTTGAAAAAGTACTTGCTGAAGATAGCAGCATAAGCGCGCTGTGCGTATCGCGCCCTACCAACCCAACCGGTAATGTCATAACCGATGAAGAAGTACGCCACCTTGACGCCCTAGCGCACAAATATAATATTCCTCTCATTATTGATAACGCCTATGGTGACCCTTTCCCGGGGTGTATTTACACCGATGCAAACCTTACTTGGAACTCAAACATAATATTATGTATGTCTCTTTCAAAATTGGGCTTGCCTGGCCTGCGCACTGGTATTGTGGTTGCCAATAACGAAATAATTAAAGCCATTGGCCGTGTTAACGGCTCTATGGTGTTATCGCCTAACGCTATTGGCCCAAGCCTAGTAACGCGCTTAATTAACGAAGGCGAATTACTGCCTTTGTGTAAAAATACTGTATTACCTTTTTATAAAAATAAAGCAGAGATAGCCATAAACCTGTTTGATGAAATTTTTGCAGACTTGCCTGTTTATTTACATAAACTCGAAGGCGCATTTTTTATGTGGCTATGGTTTAAAGACTCAAAAATAACCAGCGAAATGCTTTATCAAAAACTTAAAGAGCAAGATGTATATATAATTCCTGGTCATAACTTTTTTATTGGTATTGAAGATAGCTGGGAGCACAAGCACCAGTGCGTACGCATTAATTACGCCAACGATGAAACCAATCTCAGAAAAGGCTTAGAGGCAATTAAAGCGCTTATTATGTAG
- a CDS encoding DUF4826 family protein: MQQEEKKPLTAQEQAQIEQQRVAWQRECFQNAQKYLAEKGIMPKSVIDKDSRFLAPLCAMWKFKAQNGKSYWVITGRLPTDHAEVSAAKDARDAMRYFSLQWQLKADQIMSVGARDKTQVDFANLLINRAHGLYEMHENEQLWANEPK; this comes from the coding sequence ATGCAGCAAGAAGAAAAAAAACCATTAACAGCGCAAGAGCAAGCACAAATAGAGCAGCAACGTGTTGCTTGGCAACGCGAATGTTTTCAAAATGCCCAAAAATATTTAGCAGAAAAAGGCATTATGCCTAAATCAGTAATAGACAAAGACAGCCGTTTTTTAGCGCCACTGTGTGCTATGTGGAAATTTAAAGCGCAAAACGGCAAGAGCTATTGGGTAATAACAGGGCGCTTACCAACGGATCATGCTGAAGTTAGCGCAGCAAAAGATGCACGTGATGCCATGCGTTATTTTTCATTACAATGGCAGTTAAAAGCGGATCAAATAATGAGTGTTGGCGCTCGTGATAAAACACAGGTCGACTTTGCTAATTTATTAATAAACCGTGCTCACGGCTTATATGAAATGCATGAAAACGAGCAGCTTTGGGCCAATGAGCCAAAATAA
- a CDS encoding endonuclease/exonuclease/phosphatase family protein yields MATFNLFNYLEPPNAYYDFEKIYTAEQWARKQRWIVDYLNEYAPDVIGFQEVFSIESLKALMAQQGYTYFAVVDTPEVIDDFIYKSPVVAIASKFPIIATEAVKHSNALASELGLCSDFTFSRKVLRATISLPHVGSTDCYVVHFKSKRPMLEPEINTNALAISANELTPEKNIIETLKANVAGSWRSTVQRGSEATLLMIEMIARRETTQHPMVLMGDFNNDLADGVLSHLLTNTLRFAPAFDVKAYLAKYCLNDAWQLFKTLKMSQYTAFNTQQNAGSHTDDQQSNGSAALQQSINEATSQINNTAPLFMRSPTHYYGTSSAVLDYILLSCEFDPSYDDSFYEVSDYHTYDRHLINPEYERDDLTTDHAVVSITLTLRS; encoded by the coding sequence ATAGCCACGTTTAATTTATTTAACTACCTTGAGCCGCCTAATGCATATTACGATTTTGAAAAAATTTATACCGCAGAGCAATGGGCACGCAAACAGCGCTGGATTGTAGATTATTTAAATGAGTACGCGCCTGATGTAATAGGTTTTCAGGAGGTGTTTAGTATTGAATCGCTAAAAGCGTTAATGGCGCAGCAAGGCTATACATATTTTGCAGTGGTTGATACACCAGAGGTGATTGATGACTTTATTTATAAAAGCCCTGTAGTTGCCATAGCCTCTAAATTCCCTATAATTGCCACAGAGGCGGTTAAGCACAGTAATGCCCTTGCAAGTGAACTTGGCCTTTGTAGTGACTTTACGTTTAGCCGTAAAGTGTTAAGAGCCACTATTTCATTGCCTCATGTAGGTAGTACCGATTGCTACGTTGTGCATTTTAAATCTAAACGCCCAATGTTAGAGCCTGAGATAAACACGAATGCATTGGCTATCTCTGCTAATGAGCTGACGCCTGAGAAAAACATAATAGAAACATTAAAGGCTAATGTTGCAGGCTCGTGGAGATCAACCGTGCAGCGCGGCAGTGAAGCTACCTTACTCATGATAGAAATGATTGCCCGTCGCGAAACTACCCAACACCCCATGGTGTTAATGGGCGATTTTAATAACGACCTTGCCGATGGTGTGCTTAGCCACTTACTCACAAACACATTGCGATTTGCTCCAGCGTTTGACGTTAAAGCCTACCTTGCTAAATATTGTTTAAATGACGCGTGGCAGTTATTTAAAACACTAAAAATGAGCCAATATACAGCGTTTAATACACAGCAAAACGCTGGGAGCCATACAGATGATCAACAAAGTAATGGCTCTGCTGCGCTGCAACAGTCAATAAACGAAGCTACTTCGCAAATAAATAATACTGCGCCGTTATTTATGCGCAGCCCCACCCATTACTATGGAACAAGTAGTGCGGTACTTGATTATATTTTACTCTCGTGTGAATTTGACCCAAGTTACGATGATAGCTTTTATGAAGTGAGCGATTATCATACATACGACAGGCATTTAATAAACCCAGAATACGAACGAGACGATTTAACAACCGATCATGCAGTGGTATCAATTACACTCACTTTAAGAAGTTAA